Proteins co-encoded in one Brassica rapa cultivar Chiifu-401-42 chromosome A02, CAAS_Brap_v3.01, whole genome shotgun sequence genomic window:
- the LOC103854386 gene encoding ultraviolet-B receptor UVR8, with protein sequence MDATTSGTQSLHCHNLPDQPVSSAAASPPVTPFQRQKRQYFGDSTPGEFPLAANPSIVLHVLTECRLDPRDLANLEATCSFFSQPANFAPDCSLSLPELAALDMCNKRMIFKPMSEQEREEMKRRCGGSWKLVLRFLLAGEACCRREKSQAIAGPGHSIAVTSKGQVYTFGHNNSGQLGHGHTDEEARILPIRSLQGTRIIQAAAGAGRTMLISDNGSVYACGKDLFGEAEYGGQGGSRQVTTPQLVTSLKNIFVVQAAIGNFFTAVLSREGKVYTFSWGSDGRLGHQTEANDVEPRPLLGSLENVPVVQIAAGYCYLLALVCQPNGMSVYSVGCGLGGKLGHGLKTDEKYPRVIEQFQLLNFQPRVVAAGAWHAAVVGQDGRVCTWGWGRYGCLGHGNEEGESVPKVVEGLSHVKAVHVATGDYTTFVVSEDGDVYSFGCGESASLGHHTAVFEQRDRQANVLSPAVVTSLKQVKERVVQISLTNSIYWNAHTFALTESGKLFAFGAGDKGQLGAELGRDQTERCVPERVNIDLN encoded by the exons ATGGATGCTACAACTAGTGGAACTCAATCTTTACATTGTCATAACTTACCAGATCAACCAGTTTCCTCTGCTGCTGCTTCTCCTCCTGTGACTCCATTTCAGAGGCAGAAACGCCAATACTTTGGAGACTCAACTCCCGGAGAGTTTCCTTTAGCAGCTAACCCTTCCATTGTCCTTCATGTTCTCACTGAATGTAGATTGGATCCTCGTGACCTCGCTAATCTTGAG GCAACATGCTCCTTCTTTAGCCAGCCAGCAAACTTTGCCCCTGACTGTAGTTTATCACTACCCGAGCTCGCCGCTCTCGACATGTGTAATAAAAGAATGATTTTCAAACCGATGAGTGAACAAGAACGTGAAGAAATGAAACGCAGATGCGGAGGGTCATGGAAACTAGTCCTTAGGTTTTTGCTGGCTGGCGAAGCGTGTTGTCGAAGAGAGAAGTCTCAAGCCATTGCTGGTCCTGGTCACAGCATTGCCGTCACATCAAAGGGACAGGTTTATACCTTTGGTCACAATAACTCTGGTCAGCTAGGACATGGCCATACCGATGAAGAAGCTCGGATACTACCCATCAG GTCATTGCAGGGAACCAGAATCATCCAAGCGGCAGCTGGTGCTGGTCGGACAATGCTGATAAGCGATAATGGGAGTGTTTACGCGTGTGGGAAAGATTTGTTTGGTGAAGCTGAGTACGGAGGGCAAGGAGGGTCTAGACAAGTTACGACTCCTCAGCTTGTGACATCTTTAAAGAACATATTTGTTGTGCAAGCGGCGATAGGGAACTTCTTTACTGCTGTTCTGTCGCGAGAAGGGAAGGTTTATACATTCTCTTGGGGCAGCGATGGTAGACTCGGTCATCAAACCGAGGCTAATGATGTTGAGCCACGTCCTTTGTTAGGTTCGTTAGAGAATGTACCCGTTGTGCAGATTGCTGCTGGTTATTGCTACCTTCTTGCCTTGGTTTGTCAACCAAATGGCAT GTCGGTTTATTCGGTTGGTTGCGGTTTGGGAGGCAAACTTGGTCATGGGTTGAAAACCGATGAGAAGTATCCTCGGGTTATCGAGCAGTTTCAGCTACTGAACTTTCAACCTAGGGTAGTTGCAGCTGGTGCTTGGCATGCAGCGGTGGTAGGTCAAGATGGAAGAGTGTGTACTTGGGGTTGGGGAAGATACGGTTGCTTAGGACATGGTAACGAGGAGGGTGAGTCAGTTCCTAAGGTCGTTGAAGGGCTAAGCCATGTCAAGGCGGTTCATGTCGCAACGGGAGACTACACTACTTTTGTGGTCTCGGAAGATGGAGATGTGTACTCTTTTGGTTGTGGTGAATCTGCTAGTCTCGGTCACCATACAGCCGTTTTTGAACAG CGTGATCGGCAGGCTAATGTGTTGAGTCCAGCGGTAGTAACATCGCTGAAACAAGTGAAAGAGCGGGTGGTTCAGATTAGTTTAACGAACTCGATATACTGGAACGCGCATACGTTTGCACTCACGGAATCAGGGAAGTTATTTGCGTTTGGTGCGGGAGATAAAGGTCAGCTCGGAGCAGAGCTCGGTCGTGACCAGACAGAGAGGTGTGTACCTGAAAGAGTAAATATCGATCTCAATTAG
- the LOC103854385 gene encoding anther-specific protein BCP1-like, translating into MARLHVALLLLFIAVSTAIVSATDKPSVTTAGPPTSTTPTSGDVEAAEAPGDDNAIGTTDDDAPGTPGDDDVAVAGPIGSETSYANYPPPQQTSGSGVTAMIGFVSVAATTVGSFFFF; encoded by the coding sequence ATGGCGCGCCTTCACGTAGCTCTCCTTCTTCTCTTCATTGCCGTCTCCACCGCCATCGTATCAGCTACCGATAAACCGTCGGTAACCACCGCTGGACCTCCTACCTCAACAACTCCGACCAGTGGAGATGTCGAGGCAGCAGAGGCTCCAGGAGACGACAACGCCATCGGAACAACCGACGATGATGCACCTGGTACTCCCGGAGATGATGATGTGGCAGTCGCCGGACCTATCGGAAGCGAAACTTCGTACGCAAACTATCCGCCGCCTCAGCAAACTTCCGGCAGTGGCGTCACCGCTATGATTGGATTCGTTTCTGTCGCTGCTACGACGGTTGGATCGTTCTTCTTTTTCTGA
- the LOC103854384 gene encoding protein terminal ear1 homolog — MEDSRAFPLDPRAQEFVPLNPISSHFYFPYTSPPRPPPFPTLPPLSYGLSPTVPRVFTFFNLPPHPMMFSPPPPPPPPPPPRPYFNGVSAVQRLPFQSKSPTRSLSLISVPRDVTESTVRRDLEVFGDVRGVQMERISEGIVTVHFYDLRDAKKAVREICGRHMQHQAKVGGSGSVWSLPSSSSPVRGFVSGRPVWAQFVVPATSAVPNGCNQGTLVVFNLDPEVSSIALRQIFQVYGPIKELRETPYKKHQRFVEFYDVRDAAKAFDGMNGEEICGKQVVIEYSRPGGIKNKFRSLRQPHVLFQPFQPAQPPPILAPPMRQSLTLMKDKNKNVSPNNGVAVVEASMGSLCINDDEDNKIRGAESETKSKNVAKWGKKRHMKSMELSQFLISEETMDDPSCRDPRTTLMIKNIPNKYSQKLLLNMLDNHCVHINEAITEGKDEHEAHQQPFSSYDFVYLPMDFNNKCNVGYGFVNMTSPEAAWRLYKAFHLQRWEVFNSQKICQITYARVQGLEDLKEHFKSAKFPCEAELYLPVVFTPPRDGKQLTEPVSININGCTGLDSKHLEPMDGQDLSVSGSCCGSDHYNSQEDDFSSSSIDGGQGLTVVGETSF, encoded by the exons ATGGAAGATTCTAGAGCTTTTCCTTTAGACCCTCGAGCTCAAGAGTTTGTACCACTAAACCCTATCTCCTCCCATTTTTACTTTCCCTACACTTCGCCGCCGCGGCCGCCACCTTTTCCCACGCTTCCTCCGTTGTCGTACGGATTATCTCCGACGGTACCAAGAGTTTTCACGTTCTTTAACCTCCCACCACATCCGATGATgttttctcctcctcctccaccaccaccaccaccaccaccgcgtCCGTATTTTAACGGTGTCTCAGCCGTTCAACGGCTTCCTTTCCAGTCGAAGTCGCCGACGCGATCTCTTTCTCTGATCTCCGTACCGCGTGACGTCACGGAGTCTACCGTGAGACGCGACTTAGAGGTGTTCGGCGACGTGCGTGGCGTGCAAATGGAGAGAATCTCGGAAGGAATCGTGACCGTCCATTTCTACGATCTTCGTGACGCTAAAAAAGCTGTTCGAGAGATTTGTGGTAGACACATGCAGCACCAAGCCAAGGTTGGTGGCAGTGGTAGCGTTTGGAGCttgccatcttcttcttcaccggTGCGTGGGTTTGTTTCCGGTAGACCCGTGTGGGCTCAGTTTGTAGTTCCGGCTACGAGTGCGGTTCCTAACGGTTGCAACCAAGGAACGTTGGTGGTCTTTAACTTAGACCCTGAAGTCTCTTCCATTGCTCTCAGACAGATTTTCCAAGTTTAcg GTCCCATCAAAGAGTTGAGAGAGACACCGTACAAGAAACATCAGAGATTCGTTGAGTTTTACGATGTAAGGGATGCAGCGAAAGCGTTTGATGGAATGAACGGTGAAGAGATTTGTGGGAAGCAAGTTGTGATCGAATATAGCCGACCAGGTGGGATTAAGAACAAGTTCAGGTCACTAAGGCAACCGCATGTACTGTTTCAACCGTTTCAACCGGCTCAACCACCACCTATTCTAGCTCCTCCTATGAGGCAGTCTCTTACTCTGATGAAGGATAAAAACAAGAATGTGAGCCCTAATAATGGAGTTGCTGTTGTTGAAGCTTCTATGGGTTCGTTGTGTATCAATGATGATGAGGATAATAAGATCCGAGGAGCGGAGTCCGAAACAAAGAGCAAGAACGTGGCTAAGTGGGGAAAGAAAAGACATATGAAGAGCATGGAACTAAGTCAGTTTCTTATCAGTGAAGAAACCATGGATGATCCAAGTTGCAGAGATCCACGTACCACTTTGATGATCAAGAACATACCAAACAAGTACAG TCAAAAGCTGCTGTTGAATATGCTGGATAATCACTGCGTTCACATCAACGAAGCGATCACCGAGGGGAAAGACGAACACGAAGCTCATCAACAACCATTTTCTTCTTATGATTTCGTGTATCTCCCGATGGATTTCAA CAACAAGTGCAATGTTGGTTATGGGTTTGTGAACATGACGTCTCCGGAGGCAGCTTGGAGGCTTTACAAGGCGTTTCATCTTCAACGTTGGGAGGTTTTTAATTCTCAGAAGATTTGCCAAATCACATATGCGAGAGTTCAG GGCTTGGAGGATCTAAAGGAACACTTCAAGAGCGCCAAGTTCCCGTGCGAGGCTGAGCTTTACCTTCCGGTAGTTTTTACGCCTCCACGAGACGGCAAGCAGCTAACGGAACCGGTCTCTATCAACATCAACGGTTGCACCGGACTCGATAGTAAACATCTTGAGCCAATGGACGGTCAAGATCTCTCTGTGAGTGGATCATGTTGCGGTAGTGACCATTATAACAGTCAGGAAGATGACTTTTCCAGCAGTAGCATAGACGGTGGCCAGGGTTTAACGGTGGTAGGAGAGACATCTTTCTAG